One window from the genome of Desulforamulus ruminis DSM 2154 encodes:
- a CDS encoding amino acid permease: protein MPEQESNPLPGVSMNEQKFNRGLKSRHLQLIALGGIIGSGYFLGTGYVIDSAGPAACLAYLLGGLIVFCVMLCMGELAVAIPISSSFVTYANDFISPAWACGMGWSYWLTWVFYVPAEMIAAGIIMNHFFPAVGTIWWAIGFGLIITIINLSYVGTFGELEFWLAIIKIFAIIMFVILAILVFSGLLGKEGFMGTSILLGEGGFTPKGSWAVLLTMVIILVNFQGSEIIGLAAGESKEPEKTIPAAVKNVTWRIIALYVIPVFLLVTIFPWGKAGLEESVFAAALNLYGFKWAGGLFSFVVLTAAISCSNSGLYGCTRAVYALAREGMAPGWLGKLNRNGVPQNATFLSIAGCWICVMAYTLDSSQTIFTILLALSGFSGAIAWISICWSQLNFRRKLRREGFDAGQLKFRTPLFPYLTHFAIWIQVACLGVIAFNEDLRISLYIGLPLLILPMIWYKLWGYKLKPAEVNRVKYEDLFRVYGKDTI, encoded by the coding sequence ATGCCGGAGCAGGAGAGCAATCCATTACCCGGGGTATCCATGAATGAACAGAAGTTTAATAGGGGCCTTAAATCCAGGCATTTGCAGTTAATTGCCCTGGGGGGAATCATAGGAAGCGGCTATTTTCTTGGCACGGGTTATGTCATTGATTCGGCAGGGCCCGCCGCCTGTCTGGCTTATCTGCTGGGAGGTTTGATTGTTTTTTGTGTTATGCTGTGTATGGGCGAACTGGCTGTGGCCATCCCCATCTCCAGTTCCTTTGTAACCTACGCCAATGATTTTATTTCCCCGGCCTGGGCCTGCGGCATGGGCTGGTCTTACTGGCTTACCTGGGTATTTTATGTGCCGGCCGAAATGATTGCCGCGGGAATTATCATGAATCACTTCTTTCCGGCCGTCGGGACCATCTGGTGGGCCATCGGGTTTGGGTTGATCATTACCATTATCAATCTATCCTATGTGGGAACCTTTGGGGAATTGGAATTTTGGCTGGCCATTATCAAGATTTTTGCCATTATTATGTTTGTTATCCTAGCCATTCTGGTTTTCTCAGGCCTGCTGGGCAAGGAAGGATTTATGGGAACCTCCATCCTGCTGGGAGAAGGAGGCTTTACGCCCAAGGGTTCCTGGGCCGTCCTGCTGACTATGGTCATTATTCTGGTCAACTTTCAGGGTTCGGAAATTATCGGCCTGGCTGCCGGCGAAAGCAAGGAGCCGGAAAAAACCATTCCGGCGGCCGTTAAAAATGTTACCTGGCGCATTATTGCTCTCTATGTGATTCCGGTCTTTTTATTGGTTACCATCTTTCCCTGGGGCAAAGCCGGCCTGGAGGAAAGTGTATTTGCCGCGGCTCTCAATTTGTATGGTTTTAAATGGGCCGGCGGATTGTTCTCCTTTGTGGTGCTGACGGCGGCCATATCCTGTTCCAATTCCGGCCTTTACGGTTGTACCCGGGCGGTTTATGCTCTGGCCCGGGAAGGCATGGCCCCGGGTTGGCTGGGCAAGCTCAACCGCAACGGGGTTCCGCAAAACGCCACATTTTTATCCATTGCCGGGTGTTGGATTTGCGTAATGGCTTATACTTTAGACTCCAGTCAGACCATTTTTACCATTCTGCTGGCTTTATCGGGATTTTCCGGGGCCATTGCCTGGATTTCCATCTGTTGGTCCCAGCTTAATTTCCGCCGCAAGCTGCGGCGGGAAGGTTTTGATGCGGGACAGTTGAAGTTCCGCACCCCGCTGTTTCCCTATCTGACTCACTTTGCCATCTGGATACAGGTGGCCTGCCTGGGGGTTATTGCTTTTAATGAGGACCTGAGAATTTCCCTTTATATTGGCCTGCCCCTGTTGATCCTGCCCATGATCTGGTATAAGCTCTGGGGATATAAATTAAAACCGGCGGAAGTAAACCGGGTAAAATATGAAGACCTGTTTCGGGTGTACGGAAAGGATACCATATAA
- the aguB gene encoding N-carbamoylputrescine amidase: MRKIMVAATQMCCSRDAAKNIAKAEGLVRKAASRGARIILLQELFETPYFCQKEKAEFYQLAAETGDNKAVRHFCKIAEELEVVLPISFFERKNQARYNSVAVIDASGEVLGVYRKTHIPDGPGYEEKYYFNPGDTGFKVWCTRYARIGVGICWDQWYPEAARCMALMGAELLLYPTAIGSEPRNEGLDSKNHWQLCMQGHAAANLIPVIASNRTGVETMEDSRITFYGSSFIANPLGEKVAEADRTSETVLVAEFDLEKIDAQRAEWGIFRDRRPEMYKAILTSDGIV, from the coding sequence ATGCGTAAAATCATGGTGGCCGCGACCCAAATGTGCTGTTCCCGGGATGCCGCCAAAAATATTGCAAAGGCGGAAGGGCTTGTCCGGAAAGCCGCTTCCCGGGGCGCCAGGATTATTTTGCTGCAGGAACTTTTTGAAACCCCTTATTTCTGCCAGAAAGAAAAGGCTGAATTTTATCAACTGGCCGCTGAAACAGGAGACAATAAAGCGGTCCGGCATTTTTGCAAAATTGCCGAAGAGCTGGAGGTAGTCCTGCCCATCAGCTTTTTTGAAAGAAAGAACCAGGCACGGTATAATTCCGTGGCCGTAATTGATGCCAGCGGCGAGGTGCTGGGGGTTTACCGAAAGACCCACATACCGGATGGTCCCGGGTATGAAGAGAAATACTATTTTAATCCGGGAGACACAGGATTTAAGGTCTGGTGCACCCGGTATGCCCGCATCGGAGTAGGCATCTGCTGGGATCAATGGTATCCCGAAGCAGCCCGGTGCATGGCTCTGATGGGAGCGGAACTATTGCTGTACCCAACGGCCATTGGTTCCGAGCCCCGGAATGAGGGCCTTGATTCTAAAAATCACTGGCAGCTTTGCATGCAGGGGCATGCGGCGGCAAACCTCATTCCGGTGATAGCATCCAACCGCACCGGTGTTGAAACCATGGAGGATTCCAGGATTACTTTTTATGGTTCTTCCTTTATCGCCAACCCGTTGGGCGAAAAGGTGGCGGAAGCGGATCGCACCTCGGAAACCGTCCTGGTGGCTGAATTTGACTTGGAGAAAATTGACGCCCAAAGGGCCGAGTGGGGGATCTTTCGTGACAGAAGGCCTGAAATGTACAAAGCGATTTTAACTTCCGATGGAATTGTATAA
- the aguA gene encoding agmatine deiminase, whose translation MTPGDFHFKMPAEWSRHACTFMEWPVHEEQWPDCYHEAKGAFAEVARTIASFEPVTMLANPEQAREAARLCGPTVRIVSIEHDDSWMRDNGPTFVVNLKGEVAGVNWIFNAWGEKFRPWAKDDQVAPELLKQLGLPCFNAPIVLEGGSVHVDGEGTLLTTEECLLNKNRNPHLSKEEIEEVLRKFLGIEKLIWLKKGLYGDETDGHVDNVACFAEPGVILVHTCSNRNEPNYEILKENLAILEKSSDAKGRKLEIIKMELPPVQYFGGERLTLSYINFYFVNGGIVLPVFGGECEETDRQALQVLQKTLCNRKVVTVNGLPIVKGGGNVHCITQQMPGP comes from the coding sequence ATGACGCCGGGGGATTTTCATTTTAAAATGCCTGCGGAATGGTCCAGGCATGCCTGCACCTTTATGGAATGGCCGGTGCATGAAGAACAATGGCCGGATTGCTACCATGAAGCCAAGGGAGCCTTTGCCGAAGTGGCCAGGACCATTGCCTCCTTTGAGCCTGTAACCATGCTGGCCAATCCGGAGCAGGCCCGGGAGGCGGCCCGTCTTTGCGGACCCACGGTCCGTATTGTGTCAATAGAACATGATGACTCCTGGATGCGGGACAACGGTCCGACCTTTGTGGTGAATCTCAAGGGGGAGGTGGCCGGGGTTAACTGGATTTTTAATGCCTGGGGAGAAAAGTTCCGTCCCTGGGCCAAGGACGATCAGGTGGCTCCGGAGCTCTTAAAACAGTTAGGGCTGCCCTGTTTTAACGCACCCATTGTCCTGGAGGGCGGGTCCGTTCACGTGGACGGGGAAGGAACCCTGCTGACCACCGAAGAATGCCTGCTGAATAAAAACAGGAACCCTCATTTAAGTAAAGAGGAGATCGAAGAAGTATTAAGAAAGTTTCTGGGTATTGAAAAATTGATTTGGTTAAAAAAAGGATTGTATGGGGATGAAACGGACGGCCATGTGGACAATGTGGCTTGCTTTGCCGAACCGGGAGTGATTTTAGTCCATACCTGCTCCAACCGCAACGAGCCCAATTATGAAATATTAAAGGAAAACCTCGCTATCCTGGAAAAGTCCAGCGATGCCAAGGGAAGAAAGCTGGAAATCATTAAAATGGAATTACCTCCGGTCCAATATTTCGGAGGAGAACGTTTAACATTAAGTTATATTAATTTCTACTTTGTTAACGGGGGGATTGTACTGCCTGTCTTTGGGGGAGAGTGTGAAGAGACGGACCGGCAGGCCCTGCAGGTTTTACAGAAGACCCTTTGCAACCGGAAGGTGGTTACGGTGAATGGGCTGCCCATCGTTAAAGGCGGCGGGAATGTACACTGCATTACCCAGCAAATGCCCGGTCCTTAG
- a CDS encoding (Fe-S)-binding protein produces the protein MSIYDGLKEIEEELMKCMKCGNCQAVCPIYKETRAEASVARGKLKLAEAILKGEIGYTPGIAKRFDLCLTCEACSANCPCGVKVHEVILAARAELARQKGLPTAKKAAFNLLRHPKLFDLGLRVGGKFQGLAFKRKKKGMSPRFPIGLESRRVLPSLAEKPLKSLIPEESKVKQPRRKVAFFSGCVTNYIYTSVGQAVVEVLNYNDIDVVFPKEQHCCGAPALINGDVECAREMAKSHVDLFSKLDVEAIITICGTCGESFKEKYGQLLEKDPIYAGKAKAIAQKTYDISEYLVDVLKVDFSKLGPVDMTFTYHEPCHLGRGLGITRQPLEILQNIPGLIYKPLKAPNRCCGGAGSFSLTNYPMSYQILGKKLEDIQGTGADTVITGCGSCRMQLEDGLAQEKMGQNVMHIIEVVHKAYQNRQQKKDPAQKAG, from the coding sequence ATGTCCATTTATGATGGATTAAAAGAAATTGAAGAAGAACTGATGAAATGCATGAAATGCGGCAACTGCCAGGCCGTATGCCCTATTTATAAAGAAACCCGTGCCGAAGCCAGTGTAGCCCGGGGGAAGTTAAAGTTAGCTGAGGCCATTTTAAAGGGGGAAATCGGTTATACTCCGGGAATCGCCAAACGCTTTGATCTTTGCCTAACCTGTGAGGCCTGCAGTGCCAACTGTCCCTGTGGTGTAAAGGTGCATGAGGTGATCCTGGCGGCCCGGGCGGAACTGGCACGTCAAAAGGGTCTGCCCACAGCCAAAAAAGCAGCCTTTAATTTGCTGCGGCACCCCAAATTGTTTGATTTGGGACTGCGCGTGGGGGGAAAGTTTCAGGGCCTGGCCTTTAAGAGAAAGAAGAAGGGCATGAGTCCTAGGTTTCCCATTGGTTTGGAATCCCGCCGGGTGCTGCCGTCTTTGGCGGAAAAACCGCTAAAATCTCTGATTCCCGAGGAAAGCAAGGTGAAGCAGCCCCGCCGGAAGGTTGCCTTTTTCTCCGGCTGTGTAACCAATTACATTTATACCTCTGTGGGTCAAGCGGTGGTAGAAGTGTTAAACTACAACGATATTGACGTTGTTTTTCCCAAAGAGCAGCACTGCTGCGGAGCGCCGGCTTTAATTAACGGCGACGTGGAATGCGCCCGGGAAATGGCAAAGTCTCATGTGGACTTGTTCAGCAAGCTGGATGTAGAGGCCATTATTACCATTTGCGGCACCTGTGGCGAATCCTTTAAGGAAAAATACGGCCAATTGCTGGAAAAGGATCCCATTTATGCCGGAAAGGCAAAGGCGATTGCTCAAAAGACCTATGATATTTCCGAATATCTGGTGGACGTGTTAAAGGTTGATTTCTCCAAACTGGGGCCCGTTGACATGACCTTTACCTATCACGAGCCCTGTCACCTAGGCCGGGGTTTGGGCATCACCCGTCAACCCCTGGAGATTTTACAAAACATTCCCGGTCTCATTTATAAGCCCTTGAAAGCACCTAATCGCTGCTGCGGTGGTGCCGGTTCATTTAGTTTAACCAACTATCCAATGTCTTATCAAATTCTCGGCAAGAAACTGGAGGACATCCAAGGTACCGGCGCCGACACGGTGATTACCGGCTGCGGGTCCTGCCGGATGCAGCTTGAAGACGGTCTGGCCCAGGAAAAAATGGGTCAAAACGTAATGCACATCATTGAAGTGGTGCATAAAGCGTACCAAAATCGGCAACAAAAAAAGGACCCGGCTCAAAAAGCGGGTTAA
- a CDS encoding FAD-binding oxidoreductase, with the protein MSKAQMIEELMKALGREKVITEPEDLICYSFDATADMPSKLPDVVVVPGNTEEVVRIINIARQFKTPVYPRGSGTNLSGGTIPIQGGIVLSLQGMNRIVEIDADNLVALVQPGVVIQDLNNAVASFGLIYPPDPGTVATATMGGSVSECSGGLRGLKYGVTKHYVMGIEVVLADGTTARFGGKTVKNVTAYDMVKLFTGAEGTLGIITEITVKLIPAPEAKKAMLATFDNLSDAGDSVTEIVRSKVIPATMEIMDQVTIRTVENFAKVGLPTDVEAVLLIEVDGIPEVVQREADTVIKVIEKNNGKIKVAKDDQERDGLWAARRAALPALAQVKPTTVLEDATVPRSRLTDMLVALQQIAKKYNLQIGTFGHAGDGNLHPTILTDARDTEEMKRVHQAVDEIFKVALELGGTISGEHGIGMAKAKYLPLEFGEQGVEVMRKIKRALDPENLLNPGKMLS; encoded by the coding sequence ATGTCTAAGGCCCAAATGATTGAAGAGCTTATGAAAGCACTGGGCAGGGAAAAGGTGATTACCGAGCCGGAAGATTTGATCTGTTATTCCTTTGACGCCACGGCGGATATGCCCAGCAAATTGCCCGATGTGGTGGTGGTTCCCGGAAATACGGAAGAAGTGGTGCGAATTATCAATATTGCCCGGCAATTTAAAACGCCGGTTTACCCCAGAGGTTCCGGAACCAACCTCAGCGGCGGGACCATCCCTATTCAGGGAGGGATTGTACTTTCCTTGCAGGGCATGAACCGAATTGTAGAAATTGACGCGGATAATCTGGTGGCGCTGGTTCAACCCGGTGTGGTTATTCAAGACCTGAATAATGCGGTAGCTTCCTTTGGTTTAATTTATCCTCCGGATCCGGGCACAGTGGCCACCGCAACCATGGGCGGCAGCGTATCCGAATGTTCCGGTGGTTTGCGGGGTCTTAAATACGGTGTAACCAAGCATTATGTCATGGGCATTGAGGTGGTGCTGGCGGATGGCACCACAGCCCGTTTCGGAGGCAAAACCGTAAAGAACGTTACGGCCTATGATATGGTAAAACTGTTTACCGGGGCAGAGGGTACCCTGGGCATTATTACTGAAATTACGGTAAAATTGATTCCTGCTCCGGAAGCCAAGAAGGCCATGCTGGCCACCTTCGACAATCTTTCCGATGCCGGCGATTCCGTTACCGAGATTGTTCGCAGCAAGGTCATTCCCGCTACCATGGAAATTATGGATCAGGTGACCATCCGCACGGTAGAAAACTTTGCCAAAGTGGGTCTGCCCACCGATGTGGAGGCGGTGCTGCTGATTGAAGTGGACGGCATTCCCGAAGTGGTTCAGCGGGAAGCGGATACCGTAATCAAGGTTATTGAGAAAAACAACGGTAAAATCAAAGTTGCCAAAGATGATCAAGAACGGGACGGACTGTGGGCAGCCCGTCGGGCGGCTCTGCCGGCCCTGGCCCAGGTAAAACCCACCACGGTGCTGGAAGACGCCACCGTACCCCGCAGCCGGTTAACCGATATGCTGGTAGCCCTGCAGCAAATCGCTAAAAAATACAATTTGCAAATCGGCACCTTCGGCCATGCCGGCGACGGCAACCTGCACCCCACCATCCTGACCGACGCCCGGGATACCGAAGAAATGAAAAGAGTTCACCAGGCGGTGGATGAAATCTTTAAAGTGGCCCTGGAACTGGGCGGTACCATCAGCGGCGAACACGGCATCGGGATGGCTAAGGCCAAGTACCTGCCCCTGGAGTTTGGCGAACAGGGTGTGGAAGTCATGCGCAAGATAAAAAGAGCCCTTGATCCGGAGAATCTTTTAAACCCTGGTAAAATGCTGAGCTAA
- a CDS encoding ferritin family protein, protein MTIACGMDKQGFSVSDIIEVAVKIEQAGKKFYSSLAIQEVNEPVRDLFIHLANEEENHVKSFQYLTYVLKDEGLSSCSADYLEYLNAVIKAHIFFNQDPDNLERIESVREALEMAIRFERDSILVFNELMSLVGNKGKEALQNLIFQEQVHIRTLAHSFDQV, encoded by the coding sequence ATGACCATTGCATGTGGCATGGATAAGCAAGGATTCAGTGTTTCAGATATTATTGAGGTGGCTGTGAAAATTGAACAAGCTGGTAAAAAATTTTATTCCAGTCTGGCCATTCAAGAAGTAAACGAACCTGTGCGGGATCTTTTTATCCATCTGGCCAATGAGGAAGAAAATCATGTGAAGTCCTTTCAGTATCTCACCTATGTGCTTAAAGACGAGGGTTTATCCTCCTGTAGCGCCGATTATCTGGAGTATCTGAATGCGGTGATTAAGGCCCACATCTTTTTTAATCAGGATCCGGACAATCTGGAAAGAATTGAATCAGTCCGTGAAGCACTGGAAATGGCTATCCGGTTTGAGCGAGATTCTATTTTGGTATTTAATGAATTGATGTCCCTGGTGGGTAACAAGGGGAAAGAAGCCCTACAGAATTTAATCTTCCAGGAGCAGGTCCATATCCGAACATTGGCCCATTCCTTTGATCAAGTCTAA
- a CDS encoding YaiI/YqxD family protein: MRSRIIIDADACPKSVLILCEKIGQEFQMEVWTVASFNHAINRENHITVGNSSQEADLQVTNLTRKGDIVVTQDWGLAAMVLAKGAGALSPWGKIFREETIDFLLEEREMKAKFRRAGGRTKGPSKRTPEDDRYFSDQLRKLLPSPGV; encoded by the coding sequence ATGCGCTCTAGAATTATTATCGATGCCGATGCCTGTCCGAAAAGTGTTTTAATCCTCTGTGAGAAAATCGGCCAAGAGTTTCAGATGGAAGTCTGGACAGTGGCGAGTTTTAATCATGCCATTAACCGGGAAAATCACATTACCGTGGGCAACTCCTCCCAGGAGGCGGATTTACAGGTAACCAATTTAACCCGCAAGGGGGATATTGTTGTTACGCAGGATTGGGGTCTAGCCGCCATGGTCCTAGCCAAGGGGGCCGGTGCCCTATCCCCTTGGGGTAAAATCTTTAGAGAAGAAACTATTGATTTTTTGCTAGAAGAGAGAGAAATGAAGGCCAAATTCAGAAGGGCCGGAGGAAGAACCAAGGGCCCCTCCAAACGAACCCCGGAGGACGACCGGTATTTTTCGGATCAGTTGAGAAAGCTGTTGCCAAGCCCCGGAGTATAA
- a CDS encoding cell division protein FtsA, with product MPKKVYDENNTLFALDIGTRSVIGLVVEAQDRGFKLLAQCMVEHQHRAMLDGQIHDIPRVAEAVRQVKNDLEKKLKFNLKRVAIAAAGRSLRTRVCRIEQELIEDMEIDAILVNSLEMMGVQQAQSLLEQEINSGDKEKFYCVGHSLVGYYLNDYPMANLIGHRGKKAAADVLATFLPASVVNGLYAVLSRVGLEPFYMTLEPIAACEVVIPEQLRLLNLALVDVGAGTSDIAIAKDGAIQAYGMVPTAGDEISELIVESCMVDFLTAEQIKRSLAEGKDIKYRDILGTEMTVSCQEMITFIEPAVEKLAREIADHILHLNSKVSPKSVLCVGGGSQVPLLTEKLAQHLGLQQQRVAIRNRSNITVLQAGKKKDIAGPEGVTVVGIIAMAAKRMNQNFISITVNGQVFSLFNTWNLNVLNALALLEYNPRDLIGYNGRDIRFILNGKSKTIYGGLAQPAVITLNGKPANVKTPVKDGDILQVVKAVNGSDAVAIVGNFLADYPVDSLICLLNGQPVTPEKAINSGDVLEIRPAVREPLPDHREKRSFKEAGPGTKPLNPVRVTVNDQVINLEGKQEYILIDIFNYYTVDTSKARGVVQITRNGESAEYTDLLRDGDQIQIQW from the coding sequence ATGCCTAAGAAAGTTTATGATGAAAACAACACCCTGTTTGCTTTGGACATTGGGACCAGAAGTGTAATTGGTTTGGTTGTGGAGGCACAGGACCGGGGTTTTAAACTTTTGGCCCAGTGCATGGTAGAACATCAGCATCGTGCCATGCTGGATGGGCAAATACACGATATTCCCAGGGTGGCGGAGGCCGTCCGGCAGGTGAAAAACGATCTTGAAAAAAAGCTTAAATTCAATCTGAAACGGGTTGCCATTGCCGCTGCCGGCCGATCCCTCCGGACCCGGGTCTGCAGGATTGAGCAGGAACTCATCGAGGATATGGAGATTGACGCCATCCTGGTAAACAGCCTTGAAATGATGGGTGTACAGCAAGCCCAAAGCTTGCTGGAACAGGAAATAAATTCCGGTGATAAGGAAAAGTTTTATTGTGTGGGTCATAGTTTGGTAGGCTATTATTTAAATGATTACCCCATGGCCAATCTGATTGGACACCGAGGCAAAAAGGCGGCAGCCGATGTTCTGGCAACCTTTTTACCGGCTTCGGTGGTGAATGGTTTATACGCCGTGTTAAGCCGGGTGGGTCTGGAGCCTTTCTACATGACCCTTGAGCCTATTGCTGCCTGCGAGGTGGTCATTCCGGAACAACTGCGCCTGCTTAACCTGGCCCTGGTGGATGTGGGGGCCGGCACTTCCGATATTGCCATTGCCAAGGATGGCGCCATCCAAGCCTACGGTATGGTGCCAACCGCAGGAGACGAGATTTCGGAGTTGATTGTAGAGTCCTGCATGGTGGACTTTTTAACGGCGGAACAGATCAAACGCAGTTTAGCCGAGGGCAAAGATATAAAATATAGAGATATACTGGGGACCGAGATGACGGTATCCTGCCAGGAGATGATCACGTTCATTGAACCGGCGGTGGAGAAACTGGCCCGGGAAATTGCCGATCATATTTTACACTTAAACAGCAAAGTCTCTCCCAAGTCGGTTCTGTGTGTAGGGGGCGGTTCCCAGGTACCCCTGCTGACGGAAAAGCTGGCTCAGCATTTGGGCTTGCAACAGCAGCGGGTGGCCATTCGCAACCGGTCCAACATTACGGTTTTGCAAGCCGGGAAGAAAAAAGATATTGCCGGGCCGGAAGGGGTTACGGTGGTGGGCATCATCGCCATGGCAGCCAAAAGGATGAACCAGAATTTTATATCCATCACCGTGAACGGACAGGTTTTCAGCCTGTTTAATACCTGGAATTTAAACGTTTTAAATGCCCTGGCCCTGCTGGAATACAACCCCCGGGATTTAATCGGCTACAATGGCCGGGACATCCGTTTTATCCTGAACGGCAAGTCCAAAACCATTTACGGAGGTCTGGCCCAGCCGGCGGTCATTACCTTAAACGGAAAACCGGCAAATGTAAAAACACCGGTTAAAGACGGGGATATACTCCAGGTGGTAAAAGCGGTCAATGGTTCCGATGCCGTGGCCATTGTGGGTAATTTCCTGGCAGATTACCCGGTTGACAGCCTGATTTGCCTGTTGAATGGCCAACCGGTTACCCCGGAGAAAGCCATTAACTCCGGAGATGTACTGGAAATTAGGCCCGCTGTCCGCGAACCGTTGCCCGACCACCGGGAGAAGAGATCCTTTAAAGAGGCCGGACCCGGGACAAAGCCATTAAACCCCGTCCGGGTAACGGTCAACGACCAAGTTATTAACCTGGAGGGAAAGCAGGAGTACATCTTAATTGATATTTTTAATTATTATACGGTGGATACGTCCAAAGCCAGGGGAGTGGTACAAATTACCCGCAACGGGGAGAGTGCCGAATATACGGACCTGCTTAGGGATGGGGACCAAATTCAAATTCAATGGTGA